Proteins co-encoded in one Dreissena polymorpha isolate Duluth1 chromosome 12, UMN_Dpol_1.0, whole genome shotgun sequence genomic window:
- the LOC127854008 gene encoding uncharacterized protein CXorf65 homolog: protein MCFITIHFGENEQFMMNPNCRQRIFMDYIRAKCQYEKNAFIDLMDEYGNLAIVHGVKENCNVRANFEDRLAYVPVMLEKFADPTHGEYKMVKPLLTDWEKLFPLLEKRIKILTGELKRKKSPTGRTLEPRGGRNIDRKASSNKSEAGRSPSIMGRSPSILQTGRNSGTLSGSRKESRVGVKGDSEKKGKAKKK from the exons atgtgttttattactATTCATTTTGGCG AAAACGAGCAGTTTATGATGAACCCGAACTGCCGGCAGCGCATCTTCATGGACTACATAAGAGCGAAGTGCCAGTATGAGAAGAATG CGTTCATAGACCTTATGGACGAGTACGGTAACCTTGCCATAGTGCACGGTGTGAAAGAAAACTGCAACGTGCGCGCGAACTTCGAGGACCGCCTCGCCTATGTGCCCGTTATGCTGGAAA AGTTCGCCGATCCGACGCATGGCGAATACAAGATGGTGAAGCCTCTCCTCACAGACTGGGAGAAACTGTTCCCTCTACTCGAGA AGAGGATCAAGATTCTTACAGGCGAGCTGAAGAGAAAGAAGAGCCCAACTGGCAGAA CCCTGGAGCCTCGAGGTGGTCGCAATATTGACCGGAAGGCGTCAAGTAATAAGTCGGAAGCCGGGCGCTCTCCCTCTATCATGGGGCGCAGTCCCTCCATACTTCAAACCGGCCGAAATTCCGGTACCCTCTCAGGCAGCCGGAAGGAGTCAAGGGTGGGGGTCAAAGGTGACTCCGAGAAAAAGGGAAAGGCCAAGAAGAAATAA
- the LOC127854007 gene encoding myophilin-like has protein sequence MSFYRAAKAGLARDTQVKIDSQFDVDEAKKCLYWIAKISGEQIEIRDTDDKVEMADSFYTTLKDGVLLCKLIHTLLPEGHGIDFSKKTFQQTKNLAFELARERERIGMFLNKAQEYGVPVTNLFQTEYLYERTNLVQVCTCIRAIGIEAQSHPGYDGPVIWPKKNETNVRSFTTEQLNAGKQVISLQYGSNKGASQAGMNFGKTRNILD, from the exons atgtctttttatAGAGCAGCGAAAGCTGGCTTGGCGAGGGATACCCAAGTAAAG ATCGACTCACAGTTTGACGTGGACGAAGCGAAGAAATGCCTGTACTGGATAGCGAAGATTTCCGGCGAGCAGATCGAGATACGAGACACGGACGACAAGGTCGAGATGGCCGACAGCTTCTACACGACACTTAAAGACGGCGTGCTTTTATGCAA GCTCATACACACCCTGCTGCCCGAGGGTCATGGGATAGATTTCTCAAAGAAAACCTTCCAGCAGACGAAGAACCTGGCATTTGAATTGGCTCGTGAGCGGGAACGGATAGGAATGTTTCTTAACAAGGCGCAAGAATACGGTGTTCCGGTTACAAATCTCTTCCAAACGGAGTATTTATACGAGCGGACTAATTTAGTGCAAGTGTGTACATGCATTAGAGCGATTGGAATTGAG GCACAGAGTCATCCCGGCTACGACGGTCCGGTAATTTGGCCAAAAAAGAATGAAACAAACGTTCGATCCTTCACCACAGAACAGTTAAATGCCGGAAAACAGGTTATAAGCTTACAATACGGATCTAACAAAGGCGCGAGCCAAGCCGGGATGAACTTTGGAAAGACCCGAAACATTCTCGACTGA